TGTGTTTAGAGTAGATACAGGGTTTTACAAAACACTTAATGCTAAAGCTTCTATGACCTTAATTAACTACTACGCTGGTTTTGACAAGTTGAGAATGACCCAATATACAGGTAAAAGAGAGCTGATCAATAATGGCAATAATGCTTCGGGACAACCTCAATTTACTTTGACAGTAACAAACGCTAGTGCTATCACTCCTGATGGCAAAACAATTACTTGGACATCCAACCGAGTTATTACTAAAACAAAAGGCTATACTACTCCGCTCAATCCTTGGGATGATGAGTATTCTGTAACAGGTACAGGATCTGGTGTGAATAGAAATGGAGAAGCTTTTACAGTCAATATCACTACTCCGCTATACAAAAAAGTCAAACTTGGATGTGCAAGTACTTTTGTTACAGGTGTATGGACATTGACACTTACAAGTTCAGGAACAACTATGACGCTTGACTACGATGCTTACGGCGATGGTGCCTGCGATAAGGTTGCCAAAGTTACTATTAACGGTAACGAAAGAATAGTTTATGTAAATTAGAATTGAAGTAATTTTGGTATAGTTTGAAAAACTTTTTGGCGACTCTTGCTCTTTGCAGAGTCGCCAAAATTACATTTAGGTTTTACACAAAGATGCGAAGTATTGATGAAAAAGGGGAATAGTTTCTATTCCCTTGAAATAATTAAATATGCCATAGTGCTCATTTGGGCTATGAATAGCATCGGATTCTAAGCCAAAGCCCATAAGCACGGATTTAATGCCTAATTCTCGTTCAAACAAAGCAACAATAGGAATAGAACCTCCTCCTCGAGTAGGAATGGGCTTTTTACCGAAAGTTGCTTCCATCGCTTTGCTGGCTGCTTGAAAACCTGGGCTATCTATTGGCGTAACCGCAGGATAACCCCCATGGTGATACGTTACCTTGACCTTTACAGTTTTTGGAGCTATGCTAAGAAAATGCTTTTCAAATAATTGACTTATTTCTTGTGGATCTTGGTTAGGCACTAGACGCATAGAAATTTTGGCATAGGCTTTTGAAGGAAGGACCGTTTTTGCACCTTCACCTGTGTAGCCCCCCCAAATACCATTTACGTCCAAAGTAGGGCGAATTGAAGTTTGTTCTAATACTGTATAACCTTTTTCTCCGTTTGTATCAGCAATGCCCAAAGATTTACAATATTCTTCATGGTCAAAAGGCGCTTGATTGATGAAAGCACGTTCTTCTGCACTCAACTCTACTACTTTGTCGTAAAAACCAGGTATAGTAATCCGATTATCTTCATCTTTGAGCGAAGCTATCATTTTGCAAAGTACATTGATAGGGTTATCTACTGCACCACCGAACAAGCCTGAATGTAAATCCCTATTCGGACCTGTAACCTCTACTTCCATGTAAGACAGTCCTCTTAGTCCATACTCAATAGAAGGTATGTCATTAGCAATAATGTGAGTATCCGAGATTAGGACAATATCTGCTTTTAATTTTTGGGCGTTGTTTTTTACGAAGCGATACAAATTATCCGAACCTACCTCTTCTTCACCTTCAATTAAAAATTTGATATTACAAGGAATACCTGTGGTATTCTTCATTACTTCAAAGGCTTTAATATGCATGTAAAATTGCCCTTTATCGTCTGCGGCACCGCGCGCGTAAATTTTTCCATCCTTAATAACAGGTTCAAAAGGTGGTGAGTCCCATAGTTCTAGCGGGTCAGGGGGTTGTACATCATAATGTCCGTAGCATAAAACCGTAGGCGCTTGGGGGTCAATAATATGCTCTGCATAAACAATCGGATGCCCGTCGGTAGGGTATATTTCTACATAATTTACTCCTACCTTTCGTAAAGCATCGGCAGTCCATTCAGCTGCGCGTTTTACTTCATCTTTATATTTAGGGTCTGCGCTTATACTTGGAATTCGTAGCAGAGATAGCAGTTCATCAAGCATTCTTTGCTTGTTAGCTTCAATATAGCTTAGCTGTGCGTTCATAGCTTAAAAGTATAAAATGTTCTTTACTCTGCAAAAAGAATGTTCTAAACATCTTAATCTAAAACTGCCTTAATATACTCTAAAAATGGGCTATTTTCTAATGTATGGTATCTTATGACATACTCTCGGCGGGATTTTCGCCTGCCATTTTTCACATTTTCAATTGCTTCCATGATGCTTTTCTCTAAACTTTGTTCGCAGATATAAAAAGGCGCATCCGAAGGTAAGTAAGCTCTAAGTTCAGGTTCAATCCAAGCAATTACTTCATTTTGGCAGTATATAGCTTCTATGCTTTGTAGTCCATACCAACCAATTACAATTTGGTCTATCAAAATGTCTGATTTTTGAAGTAGCTCAAACAAGCTGTATCTTGTAAGTCCGCACAAGCGGTGGGTAGTGTTTTTGTAGCTTGGGTCTGCTCCGTTAATGTATTCTATTTCAGAGTTTTTGGCACATATTTTTTTCATTACTGCGTTGATATAGTCTGTACCTTTCAAGCTAATGTTAGAAGGTGAATGAACTATTCTAATTTTATCTCGCTGCGGGTACTTTTCGGGCATAATATGTTTAATTTGATTTTCTA
This window of the Bacteroidia bacterium genome carries:
- a CDS encoding dipeptidase, which codes for MNAQLSYIEANKQRMLDELLSLLRIPSISADPKYKDEVKRAAEWTADALRKVGVNYVEIYPTDGHPIVYAEHIIDPQAPTVLCYGHYDVQPPDPLELWDSPPFEPVIKDGKIYARGAADDKGQFYMHIKAFEVMKNTTGIPCNIKFLIEGEEEVGSDNLYRFVKNNAQKLKADIVLISDTHIIANDIPSIEYGLRGLSYMEVEVTGPNRDLHSGLFGGAVDNPINVLCKMIASLKDEDNRITIPGFYDKVVELSAEERAFINQAPFDHEEYCKSLGIADTNGEKGYTVLEQTSIRPTLDVNGIWGGYTGEGAKTVLPSKAYAKISMRLVPNQDPQEISQLFEKHFLSIAPKTVKVKVTYHHGGYPAVTPIDSPGFQAASKAMEATFGKKPIPTRGGGSIPIVALFERELGIKSVLMGFGLESDAIHSPNEHYGIFNYFKGIETIPLFHQYFASLCKT